Sequence from the Janthinobacterium lividum genome:
GCAGCGGGCCTTCCAGTACCAGCACGCCCTTCTCGTTGGCGGCGCACTCCTCGCCCGTCGCTTCGTTGAGCAGCTTGACCTGGTAGCCGTACATGGCCAGGCCGGGGCTACCCAGGCGCGTCGGGGTATCGGCCACGCCTTTCGCCACCGAGAGAATCGGCCAGCCCGTCTCCGTCTGCCAGTAGTTGTCGATGATGTCCACTTTCAGTTCATCGGCGATCCACTGCGAGGTGGTTTCGTCGAGCGGCTCGCCCGCCAGGTACAGCGCCTTCAGGGAAGACAGGTCATATTTGCGCATCAGTTCCACCGGGTGCTTGCGCAGCACGCGGATGGCCGTCGGCGCCGAGAACATGCGCGTGACCCTGTATTTTTCAACGATGCTCCACCAGATGCCGGCATCGGGACAGATGGGCAAGCCTTCGTACAGGATGGTGGCCATGCCGGCGATCAGCGGACCATACACGATGTAGGAATGGCCCACCACCCAGCCGATATCCGAGGTGGCAAAGAAGGTTTCACCGGGCTTGCCGCAGAAGTTGTACTGCATCGACGATGCCAGCGCCACCGCGTAGCCGCCCACGTCGCGCTGCACCCCCTTCGGTTTGCCCGTCGTGCCCGAGGTGTACAGCACATACGACGGCTCGTTCGATTCGAGCCAGGCGACGGGCACCTGCGCGTCCATGTGCTGCTCGCGCAGAGCCGCGTAATCGACGTCGCGGCCGGGCGTCAGTTCCATCGGCACGAGATGGCGGTCGACCAGCAGCACCTGACGCGGCTTGTGCGCGGCGATGCGGATGGCTTCGTCGAGCAGCGGCTTGTAGGCTATCGCCTTGCCATTGCGCGAGCCGGCATCGACGGAGAACACCAGCTTAGGCTGCGCATCGTCGATGCGGCTGGCCAGGCTGTTGGCGGCAAAGCCGCCGAACACCACGGAATGCACGGCGCCGATACGCGCGCAAGCGAGCATGGCGAACGCCGCCTCGGCGATCATCGGCATGTAGATCAATACGCGGTCGCCCTTGCCCACGCCCAGCGCCAGCAGGATGGCGGCGCAGCGCTCCACTTCGCGCTGCAGCTCGCGAAAGCTGTAGCTGCGCTCGGTATTGGTCTCGGTGGAAATGGCGATCAGCGCGGCGGCATCGCCCTGGCTTTCCACCCAGCGGTCAACGGCGTTGTGGCACAAATTCGTGGTACCGCCGACGAACCACTTGGCAAATGGCGGGCGGGAATAATCGAGCACTTGCGAAAACGGGGTGTTCCAGTCGATCTTGTCCGCTTCCTCGCGCCAAAAAGCGTCAGGTGTGTCGATCGAGCGTTGATAAAATGCTGCGAAATTCATGTCTCCTCCGGTAGTCGTGCAACCTTGTATCGGGCTTGGGCGAACTGGTCTGGCCGCCGCGCTTTTGTGTTCCACCTGTGTATCACCTGTATATCGTCTGCCTGCGCAGCTCTTTTTTATCTGTGGATGGGGGCATCCTCCAAAAATTTTTCAAACAGTTTTTTCGAGAACGCGAACATCTCCGGCTGCGCAGCCACGCAGGCGCGACGCTCGGCCGCAATCCTGTCGCGGTTCGCCGCCAAGGTGGCGCCGGTCAGCGGCATGCCAAACTGGCCGTCGTCCGGCGCGCTATCCTTTTGCGTCATGATGCGCTGCATGACGATGTCGCCCAGCGCCTTCTTGAAGTGTCCTGCTTCCCAGTACCACCGCGTGCTGGCGTGGCGCTGCTGTTGTGTGGGAATCGGCTCGCAGTTGTACGGGCCAAAGCCACTGAAATCGGTCACCGTGATGCTGGCCGACGGGTTCATTTTTTTCACTGCCGCCACTTCCAGCACAACCTGCCGTTTCCACTCGTCGAACAGGGGCCACAGGCCTGCCCCTTCGAACAGGGTAAGCATCTGTGCGTGATACGGATAGATCACCAGTTTGACATCGGCCTGCGTGGCCGCCATCGCCAGCAAGAAGTCGTGCAGCGATTGAAAATCGCCGTCGGCAAAATCGGTCGTCGACATTTTGACAAATCGAGCGGCACTTTTCTGTGCCCGATGCTTGAACACCTTGTAATAGCCATCGCGGACCACTTGCGCGCCATAGTCCAGCGCGGGATTGAGGCCGCTCGGCGCCATGGTGAACGCCGCCCTGTCATGCTGTATGAGCGGAGTCTTCACGGCGTCCTTCACCGAGGCCAGAGAAAACAAGGTATCGAAACGCCAGAATCCGGCAACATGGCCGGACGGCGCCTCTGTACGCGCCGGCGGCGCGATGGCCGGCTTCAGAAAGTCGATGAATTCAAGTCCCACGATCACCGTCCCCGGCTTGATGCCTGCCTGCGACAGTTGCGCGAACTGGCTGATGGCCGTGGCCATTCCGGTGCCGGGAATCCCCATATTGTAGCCGGCACCATGCATTGCACCAAATGCAGCGGCACGTGGATCGAAGCCAATCTCCGCGCGCGAATTGCCCAGGATGATGAAGCGCGGCTGCAGGCGCAGCGCGTGTTCGTGCTTGATCTGGCTCTGGTAGCGTTGCAGGCCAGGCTTGACGGCGTTGAAATTGACGCGCCTGACCACGCCATACAGATTGTAGGGGTCGACAATGTACACAAAGGCGCATATCAGGCATGCGCAGGACAGCAGCACCAGCACCAGAATGGACAGATATCGGCCGTACGATGGTCTTGTCATTTCATCGATCCCCGTCAGAACTGGAAATACAGGAAATCGGCGGGCCGGTTCAGGGCCAGGATGCCCGCCAGCGCCAGCAGCGCGATGGCGGCCGCCCACGCAGGCGAGGCGCGCCACGTCAGCAGGCGCGCCATGTCCCGGCTTGCCGTTCCTGCAGTGCGCGCACGCCGGAAATCCAGCGCCGGTTCGCAGCGGCGCATGATTTGCTGCGTGTTCGGAAAGGCAAAGGCCAGCAGCGCGGCGACGGCTATCCACGCCCAGGTCTCGACGAACAGACGTCCACCGCCCAGATAAAACGTCGTGCCTATCGTCTCCAGCAGATGCTGCAGCGACGGCACGCCGCTGGCCAGCACATCGGGCACGGCCACGCCATAGCTGCCCGCCATACCCTGCAGGATCGTCCATGACGTCGCCATGTCCGGGGCGCGGAAAAAGACCCACGCAACGCAGACGGCGGAAAAAGTGACGAGGGTGGCCACGGTTTTCCAGGCGCGACTATCGAGCGGCAGATGCAGCCGCCGCGCAGCCGCGCTCCAGGCCTTGTGGATGGCCAGGTAGGCGCCGTGCAGCGCACCCCAGACAAGAAAATTCCATCCGGCGCCATGCCACAAACCGCCCAACACCATGGTGATCATGAGGTTCAGGTAGCGCCGCACCGGCCCGCAGCGCTTGCCACCCAGCGGAATATACAGGTAATCGCGCAGGAAACGCGACAGCGTCATGTGCCAGCGGCGCCAGAATTGGGCGATATTGCGCGATTTATAGGGCGAATCGAAATTGAGCGGCAGGCGCACGCCAAACAGGCGCGACAAACCGATGGCCATGTCGGAATAGCCGGAAAAATCAAAGTACAGCTGGAAGGTGTACGCCAGCACCCCGCCCCAGGCGAGCAGCAGCGAAGGTTCGGCTGGGGCATCGAACAGCGGCGCCGCATACGGGCCGACATTGTCGGCAATTAACACTTTTTTTGCCAGGCCGATGAAAAAGATCGTGCTGCCGATAGCGATGTTCCGGGCCGAGAGCCTGAATATCCGCCTGTCGGCAAACTGCGGCATCATTTCCTTGTGATGCAATACAGGGCCGGCGATCAGGTGAGGGAAATAGGTCACGAACAGCAGATAATGAACAAAGCGGCTTTCCTGCGCCTTGCCCTGGTAGGTATCGACCAGGAAGGCGATCTGGGTAAACGTAAAGAACGAGATCCCGATAGGCAGCACCACGTGCAGGGCGGGCAGCGGCTGCGCCAGCAATTGCGCCAGGCTGGCCACAAAGAATCCCGCATACTTGTAATAGGCGAGCAGCCCCAGGTTGGCGGCAATGGCCACGATCAACAGGCCCTTGCGGTGGCGGATGCGTCCTGGCCCAAGCAGGGCGGCGCTGCCGTAATTGAAGAGGATGGAGCCGAGCAGCAGCGGCAGGTAGCGGTAATCCCACCAGCCATAGAAAAACAGCGAGGCGCAAGCCAGCCAGGCGGCGGCCCACAACTGGCTGCGCCGTCCCAGGATGAAAAATCCCGCCACCGTGATGGGCAGATACGCAAACAGGAAGACGTAGGAGTTAAATAGCATCAATTCACCCGTCGGGAAGCATGGAAGGTCGCCGCATGCGCATCGCTGCCGGCGCTCCCCCATTTTCCTTGTCGCTCAATTTCTTTACTAGCAGAAATATCAACTGATCTGCATGCGCATCCGCCTGCTTGGCCTTAAAACGCGTCGCCGGGAATGCGCACGAACCCTTCCATCAGCACGCGCGCGCTGCGGCTCATGATGGCCTTGGTGACGCTCCATGCGCCATCGGCCAGCGCCGCTTCCGCGCCCACCATCAGGGTGCCGGACGGATGGCCGAAGCGCACGCTGGTTTTTTCGCCGCCGCCCGCCGCCAGGTTGACCAGGGTACCGGGGATGGCTGCCGCCGTGCCGATGGCGACAGCGGCCGTGCCCATCATGGCGTGGTGCAGCTTGCCCATGGACATGGCGCGCACCAGCAGGTCGATATCGCCCGCGTCCACCTGCTTGCCGCTGGACGAGACATAGCCGGCCGGCTTGGCGACAAACGCGACCTTCGGCGTGTGCTGGCGTTTCGCCGCCTCGTCGAGATGCGCGATAAGGCCCATGCGCAGCGCGCCATGCGCGCGGATGGTCTCGAAACGGGCCAGCGCGGCAGGGTCGCCATTGATGGCGTCCTGCAGTTCCGTGCCCGTGTAGCCGATGGCGTCCGCGTCGACAAAGATCGTCGGGATGCCGGCGTTGATCATGGTGACTTTCAGGCTGCCGATGCCGGGCACATCGAGGTCATCGACGAGGTTGCCAGTAGGGAACATGGCGCCACCGCCCCCCTCTTCCTCCGCGGCCGGATCGAGGAATTCCAGTTTTACTTCGGCGGCCGGAAAAGTCACGCCATCGAGTTCGAAGTCGCCCGTTTCCTGTACTTCGCCATGCGTCATGGGGACATGGGCGATGATGGTCTTGCCGATATTGGCTTGCCAGATGCGCACCGTGGCAATGCCATCTTGCGGCACGCGGGCGGCGTCCACCAGTCCGCTGGCGATGGCGAACGAGCCGACGGCGGCCGACAGGTTGCCGCAATTGCCGCTCCAGTCGACAAAAGGCTTGTCGATGGAGACCTGGCCGAACAGGTAGTCGACGTCGTGCCCCGGCTTGCTACTTTTTGCCAGGATCACCGTCTTGCTGGTGCTCGACGTGGCGCCGCCCATGCCGTCGATCTGCTTGCCGTACGGGTCGGGGCTGCCGATGACGCGCAGCAGCAGCGCATCGCGCGCCGCGCCCGGCACTTGCGCGCTGGCGGGCAGATCCTGCAGGCGGAAGAACACGCCCTTGCTGGTGCCGCCGCGCATGTAGGTGGCGGGGATATTGATTTGGGGGATGTGAGTCATGGTCTGTCCGAAAGTAGGCCGGATTAGCGTGGCGTCGCCACGCTAATCCGACACATTGTTGGCGGGTTTTTCACAAATATTGTCGGATTACGCTTCGCTAATCCGACCTACCCGTTTACGCGGCTTTTGAGGACTCCAAAAAGTCCTGCGCAAAGCGCTGCAAGACGCCGCCGGCCTCGTAGATCGACACCTCTTCCGCCGTGTCGAGGCGGCAGGTGACGGGCACTTCCACCGTGTCGCCGTTCTTGCGATGGATCAACAAGGTCAAGGTGGAGCGCGGCGTGCGCTCGCCGATGACGTCGTAGGTTTCACTGCCGTCCAGGCCCAGTGTCTTGCGGTTCACGCCAGGGAGGAATTCCAGCGGCAGCACGCCCATGCCCACCAGGTTGGTGCGGTGGATGCGTTCGAAGCCTTCGGCCACGATGGCTTCCACGCCGGCCAGGCGCACGCCCTTGGCGGCCCAGTCGCGCGAGGAACCCTGGCCGTAGTCGGCGCCGGCGATGATGATCAATGGCTGCTTGCGCTCCATGTACACCTCGATGGCTTCCCACATGCGTGAAATCGTGCCTTCCGGCTCGATGCGCGTGAGCGAACCGGCCTTGACTTTACCGTCCTCGATGACCATCTCGTTCTTCAGGGTCGGGTTGGCAAACGTGGCGCGCTGCGCCGTCAGATGGTCGCCCCGGTGCGTGGCGTAGGAATTGAAGTCTTCCTCCGGCAAGCCCATCTTCGCCAGGTACTCGCCGGCCGCGCTATCGAGCATGATGGCGTTCGATGGCGACAAGTGGTCGGTCGTGATGTTGTCGCCCAAAACAGCCAGGGGACGCATGCCTTTCAATGGACGTGCGCCAGCCAGCGCGCCTTCCCAGTATGGCGGACGGCGGATATACGTCGTCTGCGGACGCCAGTCGTACAGGGGGCTGACCTTGATGCCGTCGTCCGCCTGCTTGGCGAACATGGGGATATACACCTTGCGGAACTGCTCCGGCTTGACGCTGGAAGCGACGATGGCGTCGATTTCCTCATCGGACGGCCAGATATCCTTCAGCAGTATAGCCTTGCCGTCCGCATCATGGCCCAGCACATCCTTTTCGATATCGAAGCGGATGGTGCCGGCGATTGCGTAGGCCACCACCAGCGGCGGCGAAGCGAGGAAAGCCTGCTTCGCATATGGGTGGATGCGGCCGTCGAAGTTGCGGTTGCCCGACAAGACGGCCGTGGCGTACAGGTCGCGCGACACCACTTCATCCTGGATCACGGGGTCGAGCGCGCCCGACATGCCGTTACACGAGGTGCAGGCGAAAGCCACCACGCCGAAGCCCAGTGTTTCGAGTTCCGGCATCAGGCCCGCTTCCTGCAGGTACAGTTCCACGGTTTTCGAACCGGGCGCCAGCGACGATTTCACCCACGGCTTGCGCGTCAAGCCGAGGCGGTTCGCATTGCGCGCGATCAGGCCGGCCGCGATCATGTTGCGCGGATTGTTCGTATTGGTGCAGCTGGTGATGGCCGCGATGATGACGGCGCCGTCCGGCATCTTGCCCGGTTCGTCTTCCACCACGCCGGAAATCCCGCGCGCGGCCAGTTCCGACGTCGGCACGCGGTTGTGCGGGTTCGATGGGCCGGCGATATTGCGCACGACGGACGACAGGTCGAACGTCAACACGCGCTCGTACTGCGCGTCGGCCAGGCTGTCGGCCCACAAGCCCGTTTCCTTCGCATACAGTTCCACCAGTTTCACCAGTTCGTCGTCGCGGCCCGTCAGTTTCAGATACTTGATGGTTTGCGCGTCGATGTAGAACATGGCGGCCGTGGCGCCGAATTCCGGCGCCATGTTGGAAATCGTGGCGCGGTCGCCCAAGGTCAGGTGCGAAGCGCCTTCGCCAAAGAATTCCAGGTAGGACGAGACGACCTTCTGCTTGCGCAGAAATTCCGTCAGCGCCAGCACCGTGTCCGTGGCCGTGATGCCCGGCTGCGGCTTGCCCGTCAGCTTGACGCCGATAATGTCGGGCAGGCGCATCCACGAGGCGCGGCCCAGCATCACGCTTTCCGCTTCCAGGCCGCCCACGCCGATGGCGATCACGCCCAGCGCATCGACCATGGGCGTGTGCGAATCCGTGCCCACCAGGGTGTCGGGATAGGCCACGCCGTCCTGCACCTGGATCACGGGCGACATGCGCTCGAGGTTAATCTGGTGCAGGATGCCGTTGCCCGGAGGGATCACGTCGACGTTCTTGAACGCTTTTTTCGTCCAGTCGATGAAGTCGAAACGGTCTTCGTTGCGGCGGTCTTCGATGGCGCGGTTCTTGGCGAAGGCGTCCGGGTCGAAACCGCCGCATTCGACGGCCAGCGAATGGTCGACCACCAGCTGCGTGGGGACCACCGGATTGACCAGCGCCGGGTCGCCGCCCTGTGCCGCGATGGCGTCGCGCAGGCCGGCCAGGTCGACCAGGGCCGTCTGGCCCAGGATGTCATGGCAGACGACGCGCGCGGGGAACCAGGGGAAGTCCAGGTCGCGGCGGCGTTCGATGAACTGGCTCAGCGAAGCGTCCAGGGTGGCCGGGTCGCAGCGGCGCACGAGGTTTTCGGCCAGTACGCGCGAGGTATAGGGCAAGGTGGCGTAGGCGCCTGGCTGGATCGCATCGACGGCGGCGCGCGTGTCGAAATAGTCTAGCTGGGTGCCCGGCAAGGGCTTGCGGTGCAAGGTATTCATGTTGGTGCTCATTATTTGCGGTCCTTGATCGGCACGAATTCCAGGTCTTCCGGGCCCACGTAGTTGGCGCTCGGGCGGATGATCTTGTTGTCGATGCGCTGCTCGATGATGTGCGCGGCCCAGCCCGAAGTGCGCGAGATGACGAACAGCGGCGTAAACATCGCCGTCGGCACGCCCATCATGTGGTACGACACGGCCGAGAACCAGTCCAGGTTGGGGAACATGTTCTTGATTTCCCACATGACCGATTCCAGGCGCTCGGCGATGTCGAACATTTTCGTGGAACCGGCTTCCAGCGACAGATTGCGCGCCACTTCCTTGATGACGACGTTGCGCGGGTCGGAGATCGTGTAGACGGGGTGGCCAAAGCCGATCACCACTTCCTTGTTGGCCACGCGCTCGCGGATATCCGCTTCCGCTTCGTCGGCGTTGTCGTAGCGTTTCTGGATCTCCAGCGCCACTTCGTTCGCGCCGCCGTGTTTCGGGCCGCGCAGCGCGCCGATGGCGCCCGTGATGGCCGAGTGGATGTCCGAACCCGTGCCGGCGATCACGCGGCTGGTAAAGGTCGAAGCGTTGAATTCGTGTTCCGCGTACAGGATCAGCGACGTATGCATGGCTTTTTCCCACGACGCCGACGGTTTTTCGCCATGCAGCAGGTGCAGGAAGTGGCCGCCGATCGAGTCGTCGTCCGTTTCCACTTCGATGCGCTTGCCGTTATGGCTATAGTGGTACCAGTACAGCAGCATGGAGCCGAACGACGCCATCAGGCGGTCGGCGATGTCGCGCGCGCCTGGCGCGTTATGGTCGTCTTTTTCCGGCAAGGTGCAGCCCAGCACGGACACGCCCGTGCGCATCACGTCCATCGGGTGGGCGGCGGCGGGCAAGGCTTCCAGCGCGGCTTTGACGGCGGACGGCAGGCCGCGCAAGGATTTCAGTTTGGCCTTGTAGCCTTTCAGTTCCGCGGACGTCGGCAGCTTGCCATGCACCAGCAGGTAGGCGATTTCCTCGAACTCGCAGCTGTCGGCCACGTCCAGGATGTCATAGCCGCGGTAATGCAAATCGTTGCCGGTCTTGCCGACCGAGCACAGCGCCGTGTTGCCGGCGGTGACGCCGGACAGGGCGACGGATTTTTTAGGCTTGAAAGTGGCGGCTTGCGGTGCGTTCATTGATTTCTCCAAAAATTGACTAGTCTCGGTTGCGTCACTGCGGGGCCGGCATGCGGCCCCTGCTTCTGTTTATTTCTTTTGCGCGGCGAACAGCGCGTCGAGCTTTTGCTCGAAGTCATGGTAATTGATCGATTCATACAGCTCCATGCGCGTCTGCATGGTGTCGACCACGTTCTTTTGCGTGCCATCGCGGCGCAGCGCCTGGTAGACGTTTTCCGCCGCCTTGTTCATGGCGCGGAAGGCCGACAACGGATACAAGGCCAGGCCCACGTGGGCGCTGCGCAATTCGTCCAGCGTGAACAGCGGCGTGGATCCGAATTCCGTGATGTTGGCCAGGATCGGTACGTTGACGGCCTTGGCGAACGTGGCGTACATGTCCAGGTCCGTGATGGCTTCCGGGAAGATCATGTCGGCGCCCGCTTCGACGCAGGCGACAGCGCGCTCGAGCGCCGCTTCCAGGCCATCGACGGCCAGCGCATCGGTGCGCGCCATGATGACGAAATTCGGGTCCGTGCGCGCATCGACGGCCGCCTTGATGCGGTCGACCATTTCTTCCTTGCTGACGATTTCCTTGCCCGGACGGTGGCCGCAGCGCTTGGCGCCCACCTGGTCTTCGATGTGCAGGCCCGCCGCGCCAAACTTGATCATCGATTTCACGGTGCGCGCCACGTTGAAGGCGGACGAACCGAAGCCCGTGTCGGCGTCGACCAGCAGCGGCAGATCGCACACGTCGGTGATGCGGCGGATATCGGTCAGCACGTCATCCAGGCTGGAAATGCCCAGGTCTGGCAAGCCCAGCGAGCCGGCCGCGACACCGCCGCCAGACAGGTAAATGGCCTTGTAACCGGCGCGCTTGGCCAGCAAGGCGTGGTTGGCGTTGATGGCGCCGACGACTTGCAACGGGGATTCTTCCTGGACGGCCTTGCGGAATGCGGCACCTGCGGAGTATTGAGTCATGTGTTCACCTTATGGGTTTCGGATGGTCCCGAATGTTTCACGGAGTGGCTATGAGCATCAGTATTGCAAATGCCGTGCCAGGACCTGCCGGCCAGGGGACACACCATCTGCCGCAGAGTGAAAATGCGGGCAAGACGGCCATGGGCCGCGCATCGTGCGCTGTCACGCAGCGGAGCAGCGATGTCACGTTTGGCGTCAAGGATGTTTCATTTATGTTTCATCCCATCCATTTTGAAACATATCATGAAACATGCAACAAACAGGAGAACAGCGGCGATGAAAGCCAAGGCTGGCAAGACGCGCAATAAAAACAGCCGGCGGGCGCCGGCTGAGTAATACAGGGACTGCAACAGATGCTGCGAGGGCAAACTAGGCCAGCCGCACCAGCGGATTGGCGATGATGTTGTCGATCTGGCGCACGGCTTCTTCGCAGGCGGCGGCAATGGCGCCCTCCTCGTCGTCGCGCACGAATTGCATGGTCGAGCCTTCGAACACTTCCAGGCCTTCCGCGGTGGCGCGCTCGATATCGCAACTGGCCGACCATTTGCCGTCGGTGGTGGGCACGGCCAGGGGAACGATTTCCCAGCCTTTATAGTGAATTTTAGAACTGCTATCCATGGGGTGCCTCCTTCGTGACTGACTCAATAGTGGAAATCGTAGCATGAAGCGCGACTGGCAGCGACGTGTTTCACGCGCCAGCGGGCAATCGGGCTAAACGATTTACGCCGGCTCAAGGGCGCAGCAGATTATCCACTTCCGTCCTGGCCACTTCCAGGCCAGCCGTGCAAGCCGTTTCCGGGGCCGCGTAGCCGCCCAGGGTGCGGCTGCGCGTGATCGCCTGCGCCTCGGGTTCGCCTTCGCGCTGCAGGCGGTAGGTGAAATCCCATAAATCGTCGTTATCCTTTTGCGGGGTCACCGAAATCGTAAAACCGCGGTATTGTTCGCTGCGTGCAGTGATATCGTTCATGAATTCCTCCTTGTAAGAATGAGGTTACCATGCTGCAAGCGCCAGGGTGCGCACGACTGTGCCAGTCGCATGCGCGCCCGCTTATCTGTTTTTCGCATGTTAAATGTCAATTTTCAACATTTTTTGGGCGAACTCTGGCGATATAATGCCATTCCCTGTCCCTCCCTTGCCCGCCCCTTGCCGCCGTGATGACTCCACAAATCCAAGCCTTCTTCGACCCCGCCACCGCCACCGTCACCTATGTTGTGTACGAGGCCGATGGCCGGGACTGCGCCATCATCGATTCCGTGCTCGACTACGACCCCAAGGCGGGCCGCACGTCCACCTCCTCGGCCGACAAGGTGATCGCCTTCGTGCGCGAACACGGCTTGCAATGCCGCTGGCTGCTGGAAACCCACGCGCACGCCGATCATCTTTCCGCCGCGCCCTACCTGCAGCAGCAGCTGGGCGGCGACGTGGCCATCGGCGCCGCCATCCAGACGGTGCAGCAGGCGTTCGCGGCCGTCTACCACCAGGATGACGCCAGGGCCGACGGCTCGCAGTTCGACCAGCTGTTCGCGCCCGACCAGGTGTTTCATATCGGCAAGCTGGAAGTACGCGCCCTGCACGTGCCCGGCCATACGCCGGCCGACCTGGCGTACCAGATCGGCGACGCCGTGTTTGTCGGCGACACCCTGTTCATGCCGGACGTGGGCTCGGCCCGCTGCGACTTTCCCGGCGGTTCCGCTGCCCTGCTGTACCGCTCCGCGCAGCGATTGCTGGCGCTGCCGCCGCAGACGCGGCTGTTCATGTGCCACGACTACCCGCCCAACGGCCGCGAGGCGCGCTGGGAAGTGACGGTGGCCGAGCAGCGCGCCGGCAACATCCACTTGCGCGACGGCATCACGGAAGAGCAGTTCGTGGCCATGCGCACCAGCCGCGACGCCACCCTCGACATGCCGACACTGATCCTGCCCGCCATCCAGGTCAACATCAATGCGGGCAAGCTGCCCGAGCCGGAAGACAACGGCGTGCGCTACCTGAAGATTCCGCTCAACGCGCTGTAATTTCGCGGGGCCACGCTGCGCCCCCTCCTTCCCGCCGCATCGCACCGCCCCCTGGCGCCGCCTGCCCGAGCGCCGGCGCGGCATGCGCCCCTGCCACACCCTCCCCAAGCATCAGGAATCGTGAGCCGCGCGCTCAGTATTTACGATTTGCTTCGCCCCCTGCGGCGGCTTATCGTGTACCCGCAATCCGCGCAGCCCGGCCTTCCGGGACCCTGGGCACTTGCCAGCCGGCGCCGGCGTTGTTGCCAGGCGCTCCACTTTTCCTTCCTTTGCCTGGACAGGCGCCACGATGACTTACTTGACATACGCCAGCCCCCTGCCGCCCGCGCCGCCCCTGCGCCGCATCGACGCCGCCGCAGCCTGCCAGCCCGCCAGCGTGGACTGCGCCTGGGAGCAGGTACGCGAACTGGCGCTGCGGCTCGCCGCGCGCGAGCCCTTGCTGCGGCCCATGCTCGACGAGCTGATTCTGCCGCACGACAGCCCCGCCGGACTGCTCGCCGCCGTCCTGGCGCACCGCCTGGGCGCGCGCGACATGCGCCCGGCCGTGCTGCGCCCCCTGTTCGAGGACATTTTAAGCACGCAGCCGCGCATCCTGGCCAGCATCACGGCCGACCTTGCGGCCA
This genomic interval carries:
- a CDS encoding propionate--CoA ligase, which produces MNFAAFYQRSIDTPDAFWREEADKIDWNTPFSQVLDYSRPPFAKWFVGGTTNLCHNAVDRWVESQGDAAALIAISTETNTERSYSFRELQREVERCAAILLALGVGKGDRVLIYMPMIAEAAFAMLACARIGAVHSVVFGGFAANSLASRIDDAQPKLVFSVDAGSRNGKAIAYKPLLDEAIRIAAHKPRQVLLVDRHLVPMELTPGRDVDYAALREQHMDAQVPVAWLESNEPSYVLYTSGTTGKPKGVQRDVGGYAVALASSMQYNFCGKPGETFFATSDIGWVVGHSYIVYGPLIAGMATILYEGLPICPDAGIWWSIVEKYRVTRMFSAPTAIRVLRKHPVELMRKYDLSSLKALYLAGEPLDETTSQWIADELKVDIIDNYWQTETGWPILSVAKGVADTPTRLGSPGLAMYGYQVKLLNEATGEECAANEKGVLVLEGPLPPGCMQTVYGDDARFVDTYWSTFSGRQVYSTFDWGLRDADGYYFILGRTDDVINVAGHRLGTREIEESITSHPNVSEVAVVGVEDKLKGQVAMAFVILKDPRGFDSVEAKAVLEREVMAVVDRQLGAVARPARVLFVSQLPKTRSGKLLRRSIQAICEGRSPGDLTSMDDPASLQQIQAALA
- a CDS encoding MBOAT family O-acyltransferase; the encoded protein is MLFNSYVFLFAYLPITVAGFFILGRRSQLWAAAWLACASLFFYGWWDYRYLPLLLGSILFNYGSAALLGPGRIRHRKGLLIVAIAANLGLLAYYKYAGFFVASLAQLLAQPLPALHVVLPIGISFFTFTQIAFLVDTYQGKAQESRFVHYLLFVTYFPHLIAGPVLHHKEMMPQFADRRIFRLSARNIAIGSTIFFIGLAKKVLIADNVGPYAAPLFDAPAEPSLLLAWGGVLAYTFQLYFDFSGYSDMAIGLSRLFGVRLPLNFDSPYKSRNIAQFWRRWHMTLSRFLRDYLYIPLGGKRCGPVRRYLNLMITMVLGGLWHGAGWNFLVWGALHGAYLAIHKAWSAAARRLHLPLDSRAWKTVATLVTFSAVCVAWVFFRAPDMATSWTILQGMAGSYGVAVPDVLASGVPSLQHLLETIGTTFYLGGGRLFVETWAWIAVAALLAFAFPNTQQIMRRCEPALDFRRARTAGTASRDMARLLTWRASPAWAAAIALLALAGILALNRPADFLYFQF
- the prpF gene encoding 2-methylaconitate cis-trans isomerase PrpF produces the protein MTHIPQINIPATYMRGGTSKGVFFRLQDLPASAQVPGAARDALLLRVIGSPDPYGKQIDGMGGATSSTSKTVILAKSSKPGHDVDYLFGQVSIDKPFVDWSGNCGNLSAAVGSFAIASGLVDAARVPQDGIATVRIWQANIGKTIIAHVPMTHGEVQETGDFELDGVTFPAAEVKLEFLDPAAEEEGGGGAMFPTGNLVDDLDVPGIGSLKVTMINAGIPTIFVDADAIGYTGTELQDAINGDPAALARFETIRAHGALRMGLIAHLDEAAKRQHTPKVAFVAKPAGYVSSSGKQVDAGDIDLLVRAMSMGKLHHAMMGTAAVAIGTAAAIPGTLVNLAAGGGEKTSVRFGHPSGTLMVGAEAALADGAWSVTKAIMSRSARVLMEGFVRIPGDAF
- the acnD gene encoding Fe/S-dependent 2-methylisocitrate dehydratase AcnD, translated to MNTLHRKPLPGTQLDYFDTRAAVDAIQPGAYATLPYTSRVLAENLVRRCDPATLDASLSQFIERRRDLDFPWFPARVVCHDILGQTALVDLAGLRDAIAAQGGDPALVNPVVPTQLVVDHSLAVECGGFDPDAFAKNRAIEDRRNEDRFDFIDWTKKAFKNVDVIPPGNGILHQINLERMSPVIQVQDGVAYPDTLVGTDSHTPMVDALGVIAIGVGGLEAESVMLGRASWMRLPDIIGVKLTGKPQPGITATDTVLALTEFLRKQKVVSSYLEFFGEGASHLTLGDRATISNMAPEFGATAAMFYIDAQTIKYLKLTGRDDELVKLVELYAKETGLWADSLADAQYERVLTFDLSSVVRNIAGPSNPHNRVPTSELAARGISGVVEDEPGKMPDGAVIIAAITSCTNTNNPRNMIAAGLIARNANRLGLTRKPWVKSSLAPGSKTVELYLQEAGLMPELETLGFGVVAFACTSCNGMSGALDPVIQDEVVSRDLYATAVLSGNRNFDGRIHPYAKQAFLASPPLVVAYAIAGTIRFDIEKDVLGHDADGKAILLKDIWPSDEEIDAIVASSVKPEQFRKVYIPMFAKQADDGIKVSPLYDWRPQTTYIRRPPYWEGALAGARPLKGMRPLAVLGDNITTDHLSPSNAIMLDSAAGEYLAKMGLPEEDFNSYATHRGDHLTAQRATFANPTLKNEMVIEDGKVKAGSLTRIEPEGTISRMWEAIEVYMERKQPLIIIAGADYGQGSSRDWAAKGVRLAGVEAIVAEGFERIHRTNLVGMGVLPLEFLPGVNRKTLGLDGSETYDVIGERTPRSTLTLLIHRKNGDTVEVPVTCRLDTAEEVSIYEAGGVLQRFAQDFLESSKAA